A window of the Penaeus monodon isolate SGIC_2016 chromosome 38, NSTDA_Pmon_1, whole genome shotgun sequence genome harbors these coding sequences:
- the LOC119596598 gene encoding failed axon connections-like (The sequence of the model RefSeq protein was modified relative to this genomic sequence to represent the inferred CDS: added 7 bases not found in genome assembly), giving the protein MTGIVKMSILVNDSLETLWSNEWTRRSIVICIGFGIIISVRKFFENRKLAKLRADWNAVGKDVVVLHQFWRGRYCPNMSPYVLKVECFMRLAGIKYVTDIQKPFGARGLCPWITLNGEDIEDSQHIVERLTEHFNVKLDDHLTPERKATLEAIRIMLEEHMFWILFMYRYYHTNCKIFKKTQVFPTWFLHYFFPTYLYYHSQKRGRAQGIARHTFAEQVKMTEKNIEILNTLLGDGQYFGGDKPCSTDCIVFGFLAQGMWNDTDSPFETLIKVTYPKLAAYCIRMKEHIYPDWKKLLYPPQE; this is encoded by the exons GAATTGTGAAGATGAGCATTTTGGTGAATGACTCCCTGGAAACTCTTTGGTCAAATGAATGGACAAGAAGAAGCATTGTAATATGCATTGGATTTGGGATCATTATTTCTGTTAGAAAATTCTTCGAAAACAGAAAATTGGCTAAGTTAAG AGCTGATTGGAACGCTGTGGGCAAGGATGTTGTGGTTCTTCATCAATTTTGGCGTGGCAGATATTGCCCCAATATGAGTCCTTATGTTTTGAAAGTGGAATGTTTTATGCGTTTGGCTGGAATCAAGTATGtt ACTGACATCCAGAAGCCTTTTGGAGCAAGAGGATTGTGCCCTTGGATCACTCTGAATGGAGAAGACATTGAGGATTCCCAGCATATAGTTGAACGTTTGACGGAGCACTTCAATGTCAAACTTGATGATCATCTCACGCCAGAGAGGAAGGCAACTCTTGAAGCTATAAGAATCATGTTGGAAGAGCACATGTTCTG gattttgTTCATGTACAGGTATTACCATACAAACTGCAAGATATTTAAGAAAACACAAGTATTCCCAACCTGGTTTCTGCATTACTTTTTCCCAACATATCTCTACTACCACTCACAAAAGCGAGGAAGAGCACAAGGTATTGCCCGACATACATTCGCGGAACAGGTCAAGATGActgagaaaaatattgaaatcctTAATACACTTCTTG gtgATGGTCAATATTTTGGTGGTGACAAACCCTGTTCCACTGACTGCattgtttttggatttttggcTCAGGGCATGTGGAATGACACAGACTCACCCTTTGAGACACTTATCAAag ttACATATCCAAAACTAGCCGCTTACTGCATCAGGATGAAGGAGCATATATATCCTGACTGGAAGAAGCTGTTATATCCACCTCAAGAGTAA